The Shewanella mangrovisoli genome has a window encoding:
- a CDS encoding beta strand repeat-containing protein: protein MGSIITTKKGLLKLVKGQIEVEVNGSNQPAKDGEQLPKGAVLHIGENATYEITFDDGTKLSNEVAPSIAATPNAGDQATQDEIQALQDLIASGEDPTQNLPETAAGNAPAGRDGNSGYVTLARDGTEALATSGYSTSSQTLTATTTAAPEQTVATDSPSVLANDSITVDEDTVALGNVLTNDVDADTVLSVAGFNINGTDFAAGTIVTLEGGSFVLNADGSYTFTPNENWNGQVPVITYTTNTGSTATLTISVTPVDDPSVLANDTNTVDEDTIATGNVLDNDTDVDSTLSVVSFTVSGSTFAAGTTVALEGGSLVLNADGSYSFTPNADWNGQVPVITYTTNTGSTATLTINVTPVDDPSVLANDTNTVDEDTVATGNVLDNDSDIDNTLSVVSYSVNGQTIAAGTAVTLEGGSLLINADGSYTFTPNANWNGQVPVITYTTNTGSTATLTINVTPVADGGPSVTITTDTNDDGFISNAELGGATEVSVTIGLGGTGANAGDTLTVNGVDYVLTQQDINNGFVNLTLPAPAEGETITVVATITDPAGNTSPEGSDSALLDTTAPTITVSAPDDTQDTTPTITGTTDAAPGSVITIVVTDSNGVQQTLTTTVNPDGTYAVDVTDPIPHGGYTAVATVTDPAGNTGKATDNGNVDVKIDEDGDGNTVAITSITQDTGSSSTDFITNDNTLVFHGTVDLDDNSTLAVTINGVVYTTANGLVIDAQGNWSVDLTGTVLPDGTYPVVATVTDVAGNTTSATQDVVIDTKIDEDGDGNTVAITSITQDTGSSSTDFITNDNTLVFHGTVDLDDNSTLAVTINGVVYTTANGLVIDAQGNWSVDLTGTVLPDGTYPVVATVTDVAGNTTSATQDVVIDTKIDEDGDGNTVAITSITQDTGSSSTDFITNDNTLVFHGTVDLDDNSTLAVTINGVVYTTANGLVIDAQGNWSVDLTGTVLPDGTYPVVATVTDVAGNSKTVTQDVVIDTKIDEDGDGNTVAITSITQDTGSSSTDFITNDNTLVFHGTVDLDDNSTLAVTINGVVYTTANGLVIDAQGNWSVDLTGTVLPDGTYPVVATVTDVAGNSKTVTQDVVIDTKIDEDGDGNTVAITSITQDTGSSSTDFITNDNTLVFHGTVDLDDNSTLAVTINGVVYTTANGLVIDAQGNWSVDLTGTVLPDGTYPVVATVTDVAGNSTVTQDVVIDTKIDEDGDGNTVAITSITQDTGSSSTDFITNDNTLVFHGTVDLDDNSTLAVTINGVVYTTANGLVIDAQGNWSVDLTGTVLPDGTYPVVATVTDRGR, encoded by the coding sequence ATGGGATCGATCATTACAACAAAGAAAGGTTTGCTCAAACTGGTAAAAGGGCAAATCGAAGTCGAGGTTAATGGTTCAAATCAACCCGCTAAGGACGGCGAACAACTCCCAAAAGGTGCTGTTCTCCATATCGGTGAAAATGCAACCTACGAAATCACCTTCGATGATGGCACTAAGCTGTCTAACGAAGTTGCACCGAGTATTGCTGCCACTCCCAACGCTGGCGATCAAGCGACCCAAGACGAAATCCAAGCACTACAAGATCTGATCGCCTCTGGTGAAGACCCAACTCAAAATCTACCAGAAACCGCCGCAGGTAATGCTCCAGCAGGCCGTGACGGCAACTCAGGTTATGTCACCCTTGCCCGTGATGGCACTGAAGCCTTGGCAACATCAGGTTACTCAACCTCTTCACAAACACTGACAGCAACGACGACAGCAGCTCCTGAACAAACCGTAGCAACAGATTCTCCTTCTGTATTAGCAAACGACAGTATTACCGTTGATGAAGATACAGTTGCTTTAGGCAATGTGCTCACGAATGATGTAGATGCAGATACAGTATTGAGTGTGGCGGGTTTTAATATTAATGGTACCGACTTCGCCGCAGGCACGATTGTTACCCTTGAAGGCGGCAGCTTTGTACTCAATGCCGATGGCTCTTACACCTTCACACCAAATGAAAATTGGAACGGCCAAGTACCTGTCATCACTTACACTACTAATACAGGTTCAACTGCAACATTAACCATTAGCGTCACTCCTGTTGATGACCCATCGGTATTAGCAAACGATACCAATACTGTCGATGAAGATACGATTGCTACAGGCAATGTGCTCGACAACGACACCGATGTAGATTCAACCTTAAGTGTTGTTAGCTTTACTGTATCAGGCAGCACTTTTGCAGCGGGTACCACTGTCGCTCTAGAAGGTGGCAGCTTAGTACTCAATGCCGATGGCTCTTACAGCTTTACTCCAAATGCTGATTGGAACGGTCAAGTTCCAGTTATCACCTACACCACTAATACAGGTTCAACTGCAACATTAACCATTAACGTCACTCCTGTTGATGACCCATCGGTACTAGCAAACGATACTAATACCGTCGATGAAGATACGGTAGCTACCGGAAATGTCTTAGATAACGATAGCGATATTGATAACACTCTTTCTGTCGTCAGCTACTCAGTTAACGGACAAACCATTGCAGCGGGCACCGCGGTGACTCTCGAAGGTGGTTCATTACTGATTAATGCCGATGGTTCTTACACCTTCACTCCCAATGCAAATTGGAACGGCCAAGTTCCTGTAATCACCTACACCACCAATACTGGTTCAACTGCAACATTAACTATCAATGTCACTCCTGTGGCCGATGGTGGTCCAAGTGTTACTATCACAACAGATACTAACGATGATGGCTTTATCAGTAATGCTGAACTCGGTGGTGCAACCGAAGTTAGTGTGACTATTGGTTTAGGAGGCACTGGTGCAAATGCAGGCGATACTCTGACGGTCAATGGTGTTGACTATGTGTTGACACAACAAGATATCAACAATGGTTTTGTCAATTTAACACTGCCTGCGCCAGCTGAAGGTGAAACCATTACTGTGGTAGCAACCATCACAGATCCTGCGGGTAACACCTCGCCTGAAGGTAGCGATTCAGCCCTACTCGACACAACTGCACCAACAATTACGGTCAGTGCTCCTGATGATACGCAAGACACTACCCCAACAATTACTGGTACTACTGATGCAGCGCCTGGCAGTGTGATCACTATTGTTGTAACAGACAGTAACGGTGTGCAACAAACTCTCACTACAACCGTTAACCCCGATGGTACTTATGCTGTCGATGTAACAGATCCTATCCCTCATGGTGGCTATACCGCAGTAGCGACAGTAACAGATCCTGCTGGCAACACAGGTAAAGCAACGGATAACGGTAATGTCGATGTTAAGATTGACGAGGACGGCGACGGCAACACCGTGGCCATCACCAGCATCACCCAAGACACTGGCAGCTCCAGCACGGACTTTATCACCAACGACAACACCTTAGTGTTCCACGGTACCGTCGATTTGGATGACAACAGCACCTTGGCCGTCACCATCAACGGCGTGGTCTACACCACCGCCAACGGCTTAGTGATTGATGCGCAAGGTAACTGGAGTGTCGACTTAACTGGTACCGTGCTGCCTGACGGCACCTACCCTGTGGTCGCCACCGTCACCGACGTGGCCGGTAACACCACCAGTGCCACCCAAGATGTGGTGATTGATACCAAGATTGATGAGGACGGCGACGGCAACACCGTGGCCATCACCAGCATCACCCAAGACACTGGCAGCTCCAGCACGGACTTTATCACCAACGACAACACCTTAGTGTTCCACGGTACCGTCGATTTGGATGACAACAGCACCTTGGCCGTCACCATCAACGGCGTGGTCTACACCACCGCCAACGGCTTAGTGATTGATGCGCAAGGTAACTGGAGTGTCGACTTAACTGGTACCGTGCTGCCTGACGGCACCTACCCTGTGGTCGCCACCGTCACCGACGTGGCCGGTAACACCACCAGTGCCACCCAAGATGTGGTGATTGATACCAAGATTGATGAGGACGGCGACGGCAACACCGTGGCCATCACCAGCATCACCCAAGACACTGGCAGCTCCAGCACGGACTTTATCACCAACGACAACACCTTAGTGTTCCACGGTACCGTCGATTTGGATGACAACAGCACCTTGGCCGTCACCATCAACGGCGTGGTCTACACCACCGCCAACGGCTTAGTGATTGATGCGCAAGGTAACTGGAGTGTCGACTTAACTGGTACCGTGCTGCCTGACGGCACCTACCCCGTAGTCGCCACCGTCACCGACGTGGCTGGCAACAGCAAAACCGTCACCCAAGATGTGGTGATTGATACCAAGATTGATGAGGATGGCGACGGCAACACCGTGGCCATCACCAGCATCACCCAAGACACTGGCAGCTCCAGCACGGACTTTATCACCAACGACAACACCTTAGTGTTCCACGGTACCGTCGATTTGGATGACAACAGCACCTTAGCCGTCACCATCAACGGCGTGGTCTACACCACCGCCAACGGCTTAGTGATTGATGCGCAAGGTAACTGGAGTGTCGACTTAACTGGTACCGTGCTGCCTGACGGCACCTACCCCGTAGTCGCCACCGTCACCGACGTGGCTGGCAACAGCAAAACCGTCACCCAAGATGTGGTGATTGATACCAAGATTGATGAGGATGGCGACGGCAACACCGTGGCCATCACCAGCATCACCCAAGACACTGGCAGCTCCAGCACGGACTTTATCACCAACGACAACACCTTAGTGTTCCACGGTACCGTCGATTTGGATGACAACAGCACCTTAGCCGTCACCATCAACGGCGTGGTCTACACCACCGCCAACGGCTTAGTGATTGATGCGCAAGGTAACTGGAGTGTCGACTTAACTGGTACCGTGCTGCCTGACGGCACCTACCCCGTAGTCGCCACCGTCACCGACGTGGCCGGCAACAGCACCGTCACCCAAGATGTGGTGATTGATACCAAGATTGATGAGGATGGCGACGGCAACACCGTGGCCATCACCAGCATCACCCAAGACACTGGCAGCTCCAGCACGGACTTTATCACCAACGACAACACCTTAGTGTTCCACGGTACCGTCGATTTGGATGACAACAGCACCTTAGCCGTCACCATCAACGGCGTGGTCTACACCACCGCCAACGGCTTAGTGATTGATGCGCAAGGTAACTGGAGTGTCGACTTAACTGGTACCGTGCTGCCTGACGGCACCTACCCTGTGGTCGCCACCGTCACCGACCGTGGCCGGTAA